TAAACAAAACCACAAATTATAAGAACAAAGAGAAACCTTACTTTCTCTGATGCCCGGTGGAAACACCATAATGCTGAAGAAATGTCTTTCTTCACACAGTCCCCCGTCAAGTATACAGCACCTAGAAGGTAAAGAGCACCTGGATGAAGCTACAATATAAGGAGTTCTAGTAAGGTTTCGAGAGATATCATGAAAGCAGAACATACAAGTGGCTTCTAAAGACTTGTACCTGGTCTACAGCTTTCTCCAAATAATAGAAAGCTTGTTGATCTGATTGGACATAGTCATTCTGTCCAACATAATGACCATGATGTTAGAAAGCTAAAGATGTCATTTGCAGAAAGACTTAACAGCTCACTGAGGTGTACTCCTTAAAAGAGTTCCTCaacaaaattattaaagaaacattttaagaaaaatgatCCGAACCTCGACTCTTAGGCGACAACCCAATTCATATTGGGCGTCTTTATCGCCCATATCTGCAGCTTCTACTAACAAAGCAGCACCTCTATCATAATAAGGCCATTAGTTTTCCATTAGATTATTTAATCTAACATCTAATACAAACAGGATGAGATTACAACCAAAAAAACATTAACATGGaaataaaacataagaaatcATATACATAATAGAAGGATGCTAAcaatcattgaaaattttcacATGCATCAACTTAAGACACTAACATAATTTCAATCAATGTAGCTAACAATGGTGAGAACAGAACATGCAAAATCTGAATTTTGTGCTCTCATAATTCAATAAAATAACTATTCAAGTTAATAACCAGACTTACACGGCTTTACATGCCCCAGGAACATGGTACTTCAAATGCAATTTGGACAGCCAATACCTAGCATGTGTATTGGAATTATCAGCTTCCAATGCCAACTCAAAATTCTCCTTTGCTGCCTaacaaaaaacattaaaaattagggAAATTAACCCTAAACAGAAAAAagaattgtttataatattagtAAAACGATAAAGAGAAGAGTTTCCACTTATTGTGAAATACCCTTAGGAGAGGGATGAGGCGTTTATCATTGAGCTCGCAGTAATCAATAACTCTGTCAACTTCTTTCAAAGCACTCCACCCTTTTGCTATTAACTCCATTGCTTTCTTGTTTCTGCTATGCATCTCCctctttaacaaaaaaaatacaaacccaCAATTGTCAACGTATTGGGAAAGTGAGAAATTTGAAAGAGAAAAACAGAGAAATATGACCGACGTGTGGATTAAACTGAATAAAACTGAAAGTGGCATATTTGGCTGTTGATTTTGCGAAGAGCTGTCTCAGCATCGTCTCCCTAAGTGACTGAGTTTGTGAAGAAATGGCTTTTCTGTACTCTGTTTTGATGTTGTTGTTGAAGGTGCTCGAATGCAGTTGCAGCATTCCCCGTTTAGGCTTAACTTTTATTGGGCCAGGCTACAACTGATGGATAGTCCATTTCCAAGTGAAAcccattattttgatatttaaacagTGAAAACTGGCCTTATTTTAGGGGTTTTttgttaattaagttaaaaattaatatatctataCTTCAATACTATACTTTAAACATCTGATTAAGTCAATATCACAAGTTAATCGAATATAAATacagttaaaaaataattaaatggtaatttttttacaaaacagATTTTATTATGAAGagggtgtttttattttttttattatacttttatataaaatcaatgatgttatgatttttaaatattcaacTTCATAACTTCGACCTCtttctctcttttgttttttgtttttaaataaagcttATTTAAAAACTATCTAGTACATCTAATTATTGGGATAAACAAAAATTGCGATATCTTTTaatataattgaataaatttatcgttaatttatcataatttaatttaaatgaacaTCTCTGTCAATGTTAAACTTTTTACATGTCACGAGTCAACCAAGCATCAACTCAattgaataataatgaaaatactcttacttttataaagtaaattgtgttattttaatggtgtttttgtcattttatatcttttatgaacaaaaataaaagtataaatgcACATAATAGAATTTGAATcgaaacttttataatttttaacatttgTATTTTAAGATTCAACCAAAACATCATTTATTAATcgtatcaatttttttataattatattttctacataattgtatttttttCCATGCCATAATCCAAAATTTATCACTcctaattttcaattaaaatgcaATATCTTTAGCAAGTGGCTTCAAAagggtaaattttcatttttaattatttaaaaaatttaaaattataagttaacacGATGTTAAAATTGTATCTTAATtctttaaaatggtaaaattttaatttaatataaatgataaaattatacttttacccttaaatagaaaaataaacacactTATATCACATTAACAACAGTACTAATATCAATCTATTAAAATTCAATGAAGTCAAAGATTTAGTTATTAAACATTGAAAgccaatttctttttattatttaaagtta
The sequence above is drawn from the Gossypium hirsutum isolate 1008001.06 chromosome A05, Gossypium_hirsutum_v2.1, whole genome shotgun sequence genome and encodes:
- the LOC107907270 gene encoding uncharacterized protein; amino-acid sequence: MLQLHSSTFNNNIKTEYRKAISSQTQSLRETMLRQLFAKSTAKYATFSFIQFNPHREMHSRNKKAMELIAKGWSALKEVDRVIDYCELNDKRLIPLLRAAKENFELALEADNSNTHARYWLSKLHLKYHVPGACKAVGAALLVEAADMGDKDAQYELGCRLRVENDYVQSDQQAFYYLEKAVDQLHPGALYLLGAVYLTGDCVKKDISSALWCFHRASEKGHAGAAIAYGSLLLRGAQVPECLTKFSSKRGSAAKRTKKNVDHPAGNPVEMAKEQFRIAATAGCDLGLKWLQRLEEVERLLSESNSTDGVPQSNMAVL